The Apibacter raozihei genome contains a region encoding:
- a CDS encoding Lrp/AsnC family transcriptional regulator, translated as MEHLDLTDLKLLRILQNNSKLTIKELAKEVNLSPSPVFERIKRLEQEGYIKKYIALLDADKLNKGFTVFCQIKLKQHDRILGNTFVEDVSLIDEVTECYNISGDFDFLLKVQVRDMKHYQDFVFNKLGGVHSIGSTHSTFVMAEIKNSYVIDI; from the coding sequence ATGGAACATCTGGATTTAACGGATTTAAAGCTGCTAAGGATTTTACAAAACAATTCCAAACTTACCATTAAAGAGCTGGCAAAGGAAGTTAATCTGTCTCCTTCACCGGTTTTTGAAAGGATAAAAAGACTGGAACAGGAGGGGTATATAAAAAAATATATAGCTCTTCTGGATGCAGATAAGCTAAATAAAGGTTTTACTGTATTTTGCCAAATAAAATTGAAACAACATGACCGTATTTTAGGAAATACTTTCGTAGAAGATGTCAGTTTGATTGATGAGGTTACCGAATGTTACAACATATCCGGAGATTTTGATTTTTTACTGAAGGTTCAGGTGCGAGACATGAAGCATTATCAGGATTTTGTATTTAATAAGCTCGGAGGGGTACATTCAATAGGAAGCACACACAGTACTTTTGTCATGGCAGAGATTAAAAATTCGTATGTCATAGATATTTAA
- a CDS encoding winged helix-turn-helix transcriptional regulator, translated as MGKIKQTSTNYENKSRLLKNCITMYAISLIEGRWVLSICCFLSEGKMRFSELRRAIPEITERMLTLQLRKMEANKLVKRTVYAEVPPRVEYELTHIGHELTPILEQLDQWGQRHKEWYDGTEDANELIAGR; from the coding sequence ATGGGTAAAATTAAACAAACTTCAACCAACTATGAAAATAAAAGCAGATTGTTAAAAAACTGTATTACTATGTATGCCATCAGCCTTATCGAAGGTCGCTGGGTTTTGTCTATCTGTTGTTTTTTATCCGAAGGTAAAATGCGTTTCAGTGAACTCAGGAGGGCGATTCCAGAGATAACCGAGCGCATGCTCACTCTTCAGCTTCGAAAGATGGAAGCGAATAAACTAGTAAAAAGAACGGTATATGCAGAAGTTCCGCCCAGGGTTGAGTATGAGCTGACCCATATCGGCCATGAGCTTACTCCCATTTTAGAACAGCTGGATCAATGGGGGCAACGGCATAAAGAATGGTATGACGGAACAGAGGATGCCAATGAGTTGATTGCCGGCAGATAA
- a CDS encoding NAD(P)H-dependent oxidoreductase → MKTLIIVGHPDLNHSVINTRWIEELKKYPEEFTVHSLYEAYPKGTAIEVEKEQQLIEEHGTLILQYPLYWFNCPALLKKWMDDVFTYGWAYGSKGDKMKGRKIALSISAGMRTDDFTKNGKYGYTLEDLIGPFKMSALYMHSDFKGFHCLYGAEEAVENTTLEENSKEYISFIRSL, encoded by the coding sequence ATGAAAACACTTATTATAGTCGGACACCCGGATCTTAATCATTCCGTTATCAATACAAGATGGATAGAAGAATTAAAAAAATATCCGGAAGAGTTTACGGTACACAGTTTATATGAAGCTTATCCTAAGGGAACTGCCATTGAGGTTGAAAAAGAACAACAATTGATTGAAGAACACGGAACGCTCATTCTTCAATATCCGTTATATTGGTTTAATTGTCCTGCTTTGTTAAAAAAATGGATGGATGACGTATTTACCTATGGATGGGCTTATGGTTCCAAAGGAGATAAAATGAAAGGCCGAAAAATAGCATTGTCTATTTCAGCCGGAATGCGCACTGATGATTTTACGAAAAACGGAAAGTATGGTTACACCCTTGAGGATCTCATAGGACCGTTTAAAATGTCTGCGTTATATATGCATTCTGATTTTAAAGGCTTTCATTGTTTATACGGAGCAGAAGAGGCTGTGGAAAATACAACTCTGGAAGAAAACAGTAAGGAATATATTTCTTTTATTCGCTCGCTGTAA
- a CDS encoding UDP-N-acetylmuramate--L-alanine ligase: protein MKIHFIAIGGSAMHNLALALVNKGYQITGSDDAIFEPSRSRLENHGILPEKMGWFPEKITSDLDAVILGMHAHEDNTELIKAQELGIKIYSYPEFLYEQSKNKTRVVIAGSHGKTTITSMILHVLNYHHKEVDYMVGAQLEGFDNMVKLTHDNEFIILEGDEYLSSPIDRRSKFLLYQPNIALISGIAWDHINVFPTFDSYKQQFTDFVNSISPGGALIYNQEDQEVVEVVEKSENYLKKFPYHTPEYTIRDEQVFLQTHEGEVRLSVFGRHNILNLEGARLICNQLGVWDEEFYEAIISFKGASRRLEKIYENQNYLVYKDFAHAPSKVSATVKAVKENYSNKKLVACLELHTYSSLNPEFLLQYKNSLDAADQALVFYSEEALKIKRMQPIPTEFIRESFGRPDLMVFTESASLQNYLCEMDKSNAVFLMMSSGNYGGMNLDQIFN, encoded by the coding sequence ATGAAAATACATTTTATAGCCATAGGAGGAAGTGCAATGCACAATTTAGCTTTGGCTTTGGTAAATAAAGGATATCAGATTACCGGTTCCGACGATGCCATTTTTGAACCGTCCCGGTCACGACTTGAAAACCATGGAATATTACCTGAAAAAATGGGATGGTTTCCGGAAAAAATAACTTCGGATTTAGACGCTGTTATTTTAGGAATGCATGCACATGAGGATAATACTGAATTAATAAAAGCACAGGAATTGGGAATAAAAATATATTCTTATCCAGAATTTCTTTATGAGCAATCCAAAAACAAAACCCGGGTAGTAATTGCGGGCTCTCACGGAAAAACCACCATAACTTCCATGATTCTTCATGTGTTGAACTATCACCACAAAGAAGTTGATTATATGGTAGGTGCTCAGCTTGAAGGTTTTGATAATATGGTTAAACTTACTCATGATAATGAATTTATAATTTTAGAAGGAGACGAATACCTTTCTTCTCCAATAGATCGCAGATCCAAATTTCTCTTATACCAACCCAACATAGCCTTAATTAGCGGTATTGCCTGGGATCATATTAATGTATTTCCTACCTTTGATTCTTATAAGCAGCAGTTTACAGACTTTGTAAACAGTATCAGCCCGGGCGGAGCGCTTATATACAATCAGGAAGATCAAGAGGTGGTTGAAGTAGTGGAGAAGTCAGAAAACTATTTAAAAAAGTTTCCTTATCACACGCCCGAATACACCATCCGTGATGAACAGGTTTTTCTGCAAACTCATGAAGGCGAAGTAAGGCTATCGGTGTTCGGAAGACATAACATCTTAAATTTGGAAGGAGCCCGTTTAATTTGTAATCAGTTGGGAGTTTGGGACGAGGAATTTTATGAAGCAATTATTTCATTCAAAGGAGCTTCCAGAAGACTGGAAAAAATTTATGAAAATCAGAATTATCTGGTTTACAAAGATTTTGCGCATGCACCTTCTAAAGTTTCAGCCACTGTGAAAGCAGTAAAGGAAAATTATTCGAATAAAAAATTGGTAGCCTGTCTGGAGCTTCACACATACAGTTCTCTGAATCCGGAATTTTTATTGCAATATAAAAATTCGTTAGACGCAGCAGATCAGGCACTAGTTTTTTACAGTGAGGAAGCTTTGAAGATTAAACGGATGCAGCCCATTCCAACGGAATTTATCCGGGAATCTTTTGGCAGACCAGATCTTATGGTTTTTACAGAATCTGCATCTTTGCAAAACTATTTATGCGAAATGGACAAATCCAATGCTGTTTTTTTAATGATGAGTTCTGGAAATTATGGAGGTATGAATCTCGATCAAATATTCAATTAG
- a CDS encoding lysophospholipid acyltransferase family protein yields METENKKKRKRIFRDAFGHWFFLKRFLIFTFGLISYNRFNGFNKLKIKGTEHLENLPDTNVLFVSNHQTYFADVFAMYHVFCSVKHGYKDTIKNPVYLLDPKIDLYYVAAKETMNKGMLAKLFALAGAITVKRTWRDAGKSVNRMVDMSEIDNIIKALDSGWVITFPQGTTTPWSPGRKGAAKIIKKNKPIVIPVVIDGFRRAFDKKGLLVKKRGVEPKMTFKEPLEVDYDNENANVILDKIMNAIEQDPKFLKVKTVEELEAQREEEKTRPFFEM; encoded by the coding sequence ATGGAGACAGAAAATAAAAAGAAGAGAAAAAGAATTTTTAGAGACGCATTCGGGCATTGGTTCTTTCTTAAAAGGTTTTTAATATTTACTTTCGGGCTTATTTCATACAATAGGTTTAACGGATTTAATAAGTTAAAAATTAAAGGAACGGAACATCTGGAGAATTTGCCTGATACCAATGTGTTGTTTGTATCCAATCATCAGACTTATTTTGCAGATGTTTTTGCCATGTATCATGTATTTTGTTCCGTAAAACACGGATACAAAGACACTATAAAGAATCCGGTATATCTTTTGGATCCAAAGATTGATTTGTATTATGTAGCTGCTAAAGAAACCATGAACAAAGGAATGCTGGCGAAATTGTTTGCTTTGGCAGGAGCTATCACAGTAAAGAGAACCTGGCGTGATGCAGGTAAATCAGTGAACCGCATGGTGGATATGTCTGAAATTGATAATATTATAAAAGCATTGGATAGTGGCTGGGTGATTACCTTTCCACAGGGAACGACCACTCCCTGGTCTCCCGGAAGAAAAGGAGCCGCTAAAATTATAAAAAAGAATAAACCAATTGTAATTCCGGTAGTTATTGATGGATTTAGAAGAGCTTTTGATAAAAAAGGATTATTGGTTAAGAAAAGAGGAGTAGAGCCTAAAATGACTTTTAAGGAACCCTTGGAAGTTGATTACGACAATGAGAATGCAAATGTCATTTTGGATAAAATTATGAATGCTATAGAACAGGATCCCAAATTTTTAAAAGTTAAAACCGTTGAGGAGCTGGAAGCACAAAGAGAAGAAGAAAAAACAAGACCTTTCTTTGAAATGTAA
- a CDS encoding NUDIX hydrolase, with the protein MNFLKVKDKLQAVDILPGSKAHNELSPPYRKSYTPVQIEAENPRSASVLIVVYEKSERLYFPLILRTVYEGVHSGQIGLPGGKREKDDLTQADAALRETFEELGLIKEKMEIVKKMTPLYIPPSNFYVHPYIAIYHEKKIEFLPDKKEVQQVYEIDISQFLYHTSIVMKSKYNNTVPAFIYNNLEIWGATAMILNEFRVLLKSDIFTGF; encoded by the coding sequence ATGAATTTTTTAAAAGTTAAAGATAAATTACAAGCTGTAGATATTCTTCCCGGTAGCAAAGCCCATAATGAACTTTCACCACCGTACAGGAAGAGTTATACCCCTGTTCAAATAGAGGCTGAAAATCCACGCAGTGCATCTGTATTAATTGTAGTATATGAAAAAAGTGAACGACTATATTTTCCGTTAATTTTACGTACAGTTTACGAAGGGGTGCATTCCGGTCAGATAGGACTTCCCGGAGGAAAACGGGAGAAGGATGATTTAACTCAGGCAGATGCTGCCCTTCGTGAAACCTTTGAAGAACTTGGACTTATCAAAGAAAAAATGGAAATTGTAAAAAAAATGACTCCATTGTATATACCCCCGAGTAATTTTTACGTTCACCCTTATATCGCAATCTACCATGAAAAGAAAATAGAGTTTTTACCGGATAAAAAAGAAGTGCAGCAAGTGTACGAAATAGATATCAGTCAGTTTTTATATCATACTTCTATAGTAATGAAAAGCAAATACAATAATACCGTTCCGGCTTTTATATATAACAATCTTGAAATATGGGGAGCCACAGCGATGATATTAAATGAGTTTAGAGTTTTGTTAAAAAGTGATATATTTACAGGTTTTTAA
- a CDS encoding S28 family serine protease, producing MKKMKSKWVLVLIGLITYMVGAQTTDDKIIQEFLSGQQEVSFKKLSTDNEYPIKYELKIRQPLDWKNPGKGSFYQKVIYTHTGFNNPVVMETQGYDMYDRKNELQQITHSNDINIEHRYFGESVPDSLHFDWKYLNLYNATHDLHHINQIFKKMYKGKWISTGISKGGQTTIYYRYFFPDDVDVSVPYVAPINYSLEDPRIYKFLDEVGTSECRQKIKDFQTYMFSNEEEAVKYIKVYAEVRGLKFDYVGSIEKAYELAVLEYSFSFWQWGSSCAEIPENPDIAIAVDYLLKKSNISFFSDKEIEELEPHYYQAATEMGYYGYNIQPFASVIRQYRTNPSAVFAPKNAGKLVYSEKINTGLKKWLETKADNIIYIYGGIDTWSATKVIPSPKTNSILLEIKGADHATARINKMNDDLKRKFSNTLEKWLGIQPDFNALK from the coding sequence ATGAAAAAGATGAAAAGTAAATGGGTATTGGTTTTAATAGGGTTAATAACCTACATGGTAGGGGCTCAGACTACTGATGACAAAATAATACAGGAATTCTTATCCGGACAGCAGGAGGTATCCTTTAAAAAATTGAGCACGGATAATGAATATCCGATAAAGTATGAATTAAAAATAAGACAACCTTTAGATTGGAAAAATCCGGGAAAAGGATCTTTTTACCAGAAGGTAATCTATACCCATACAGGTTTTAATAATCCCGTAGTAATGGAAACGCAAGGGTACGATATGTATGACAGAAAAAATGAGTTGCAACAAATTACTCATTCCAATGACATCAACATTGAACATCGTTATTTTGGTGAATCTGTTCCTGATTCCTTGCATTTTGACTGGAAATATCTTAACTTATACAATGCCACTCACGATCTGCATCATATTAATCAAATTTTCAAAAAAATGTATAAAGGAAAATGGATAAGTACCGGAATAAGCAAGGGAGGGCAGACAACTATATACTACCGGTATTTTTTCCCGGATGACGTTGATGTATCTGTTCCCTATGTGGCTCCGATTAATTATTCATTGGAAGATCCACGGATATATAAATTTCTCGACGAAGTGGGAACTTCCGAATGCAGACAGAAGATAAAAGATTTTCAGACTTATATGTTCTCAAATGAAGAGGAAGCAGTTAAATATATTAAGGTATACGCAGAGGTCAGAGGACTTAAATTTGATTACGTTGGATCCATTGAGAAAGCCTACGAATTAGCTGTTTTAGAATATTCTTTTTCTTTTTGGCAGTGGGGTTCCTCATGTGCTGAGATTCCAGAGAATCCGGATATAGCCATTGCTGTGGATTATTTATTAAAAAAATCTAATATAAGTTTTTTTAGTGATAAAGAAATTGAAGAATTAGAGCCCCATTATTATCAGGCTGCTACAGAAATGGGGTATTACGGATATAATATTCAACCGTTTGCATCAGTTATACGGCAATATAGGACAAATCCGTCAGCTGTTTTTGCTCCTAAAAATGCCGGAAAACTGGTATATTCGGAAAAAATAAATACAGGATTAAAGAAATGGCTGGAAACAAAAGCAGACAATATCATTTACATTTATGGAGGAATAGATACCTGGAGTGCTACCAAGGTAATACCGTCGCCAAAAACCAATTCAATACTACTGGAAATTAAGGGTGCAGATCATGCAACGGCACGGATTAATAAAATGAATGACGATTTAAAAAGAAAATTCAGCAATACATTGGAGAAATGGTTAGGGATTCAGCCTGATTTTAACGCACTCAAATGA